One segment of Theobroma cacao cultivar B97-61/B2 chromosome 9, Criollo_cocoa_genome_V2, whole genome shotgun sequence DNA contains the following:
- the LOC18589848 gene encoding translocation protein sec62, with amino-acid sequence MKKSGGAEKKKARRSSASVQNGSRDPSVDTPPRKQAAKKDVSQLFAEKVRDHKDLVSRWAVLQETRVEYFRGKDFVSFMKNHPELKEMLESNRNLEIEDIANSLLQKNLLVRCDRVVKTVRPGKKKLSTWPAHLEIFPEQVFSETDAFFAWTFVKRRPLWQTLLSFFWPVLTLAICLFPVYPHRCKLLILYSCAGVLLLILSLLFLRAAIFGVIWIILGKRVWLFPNILAEEATLRELFRLWPNKDEEERPKWTARLFYAIVAVLVILLLRHHAPDEAARARYQKRMSNIIDDVLEWSPSLALSGMMEKQTVVNATENSNNFSNESKATTETVNSAEETDQHQDDTM; translated from the exons atgaagaaatCAGGCGGagcagagaagaagaaagccCGAAGATCTTCGGCCTCCGTACAAAACGGCAGCAGAGATCCCAGCGTCGACACTCCTCCTAGG AAACAAGCTGCCAAGAAGGATGTGTCTCAGTTGTTTGCTGAGAAGGTGAGGGACCATAAGGATTTGGTGTCTAGATGGGCTGTCTTGCAGGAAACTCGTGTCGAATATTTTAGAGGGAAGGACTTTGTAAGCTTTATGAAAAATCATCCGGAGCTTAAAGAAATGCTGGAGTCAAATAGAAATCTAGAAATTGAAGATATTGCCAATAGTTTGTtacaaaaaaatcttttggtGCGCTGTGACCGTGTGGTGAAAACTGTTCGTCCAGGGAAGAAAAAGTTGTCTACCTGGCCTGCACATTTAGAAATTTTCCCT GAACAAGTTTTCTCTGAAACTGATGCCTTTTTTGCATGGACATTTGTAAAACGACGGCCATTATGGCAAACACTTCTCTCATTTTTCTGGCCTGTGTTGACACTTGCAATTTGCTTGTTTCCTGTATATCCACATCGATGCAAATTACTAATACTCTACTCATGCGCGGGAGTTCTTCTACTTATCCTCTCCTTGCTTTTTT TGAGAGCTGCAATATTTGGTGTTATATGGATCATTCTTGGAAAGCGTGTTTGGTTATTCCCTAACATCCTTGCTGAGGAAGCAACATTGCGAGAATTATTCCGTTTGTGGCCCAATAAAGATGAAGAAGAGCGACCAAAATGGACTGCAAGACTATTCTATGCAATAGTGGCTGTGTTGGTCATACTGTTGCTGAGGCACCATGCCCCTGATGAGGCTGCTAGAGCAAG GTATCAGAAGCGGATGTCAAACATAATTGATGATGTCCTGGAATGGTCTCCAAGCCTGGCGCTGTCCGGGATGATGGAGAAACAGACTGTGGTTAATGCCACAGAAAATAGCAAcaatttttcaaatgaaagCAAGGCAACCACCGAGACGGTGAACTCTGCGGAGGAAACTGATCAACATCAGGATGATACCATGTGA
- the LOC18589849 gene encoding uncharacterized protein LOC18589849, protein MLSLHFCLPQSKHPSSFPPLSLSTPKHSTPTSQWIEHGGNYSNAKKRTKLSSSWIIPAVDNDSQQFEVDPEKAKEALQKLDQQLQTLSKKQVSTPKIRASDVKLARDKGVEDTPEISGSFLANLTAVLLILTIFYNVLFYAVIKPSIDGPDDQSGPQPSQPK, encoded by the exons ATGTTGTCTCTCCATTTTTGCTTGCCTCAAAGCAAGCATCCATCCTCATTTCCTCCACTCTCTCTTTCCACCCCCAAGCATTCAACACCTACATCTCAATGGATTGAACATGGTGGGAATTATAGCAATgccaagaaaagaacaaagttATCATCTTCTTGGATTATTCCTGCGGTGGACAATGATTCACAGCAGTTTGAGGTAGACCCAGAAAAGGCTAAAGAAGCCCTTCAAAAGCTTGACCAGCAGCTGCAAACCCTCTCAAAGAAACAAGTTAGCACTCCTAAGATTAGAG CTTCAGATGTGAAACTTGCAAGAGACAAAGGGGTAGAGGATACCCCAGAAATTTCAGGGTCTTTCCTAGCAAATTTAACTGCTGTTCTGCTTATTTTAACAATCTTTTACAATGTCTTATTTTACGCGGTGATAAAGCCATCCATAGACGGACCTGATGATCAGTCAGGTCCTCAACCTAGCCAGCCAAAGTGA